In Paractinoplanes brasiliensis, the following proteins share a genomic window:
- a CDS encoding ATP-binding protein, translating to MSGDALEISYAQPGDLAKVREFVRSNATGLGLTEERAELLTLAVSELATNTLQHTAGGGSVRLWSVNGRVFCDVVDGGPIRRLGRAMPAANATRGRGLAIVERVCDEVGVETAGDSTRVRLALDLRP from the coding sequence ATGAGCGGGGACGCCCTCGAGATCTCGTACGCGCAACCGGGCGACCTGGCGAAGGTGCGCGAGTTCGTGCGCAGCAACGCGACCGGGCTGGGCCTGACCGAGGAACGCGCCGAGCTGCTGACGCTGGCCGTGAGCGAGCTGGCCACCAACACGCTGCAGCACACCGCGGGCGGTGGCTCGGTGCGCCTGTGGTCGGTGAACGGGCGGGTGTTCTGCGACGTGGTCGACGGCGGCCCGATCCGGAGGCTGGGTCGTGCCATGCCGGCCGCCAACGCGACGCGAGGCCGGGGCCTGGCCATCGTCGAGCGCGTCTGCGATGAGGTCGGCGTCGAGACCGCGGGCGACAGCACCCGGGTCCGGCTGGCCCTCGACCTGCGGCCGTGA
- a CDS encoding PP2C family protein-serine/threonine phosphatase, with protein MADEDVARVVREMLSVIPAGCSWLVPVTGDDGTVRDFRVAAASGRGNDIYHRGTSRIGRLLSELYPVIVGGELWQLYLDVLRTGEPAELNDFRYAENQARVVALSLFDVTVHRVLDGLLVWWQRLDEDRRRMQQTELLGSLGWSEYDLITGETSWSAGVYRLFDRDPALGPLSRTQLAARMLEDDRGLAEAAWQTLDSGAPSDVTVRFHVGPAVKHLRILSDLVTDATGRPLKINGVVQDVTAREDSRTAIDRLRDQLRRREMTALAEHRLAAQLQHMIQPVPREPLPLPGLSVLVNYLPAGSSIQVGGDWYHAERLDDGRVVLAVGDVAGHGLGAASGMAHLRFALIAWLSIGIHDPAALLGHLNQLSARLRLTGSAVLCVFDPGSRTLSWGRAGHAAPLLAREGKAEPLPLPHGMLLGADPEATYETLCPRLSPGDLLLLFTDGLVERRGGPSLRPRVLDLLAAASATPEAHPALLAGLTTPSPDDDTCTLLVTVG; from the coding sequence ATGGCCGACGAGGACGTCGCCCGCGTCGTACGGGAGATGTTGTCCGTCATCCCGGCGGGCTGTTCCTGGCTCGTGCCCGTGACCGGCGACGACGGGACAGTGCGCGACTTCCGCGTCGCGGCAGCCAGCGGCCGGGGCAACGACATCTACCACCGCGGCACGAGCCGGATCGGCCGTCTTCTCAGCGAGCTCTATCCGGTCATCGTGGGCGGCGAGCTCTGGCAGCTCTATCTCGACGTCCTGCGCACCGGTGAGCCGGCCGAGCTGAACGATTTCCGGTACGCCGAGAACCAGGCCCGCGTCGTCGCGCTTTCACTCTTCGACGTGACCGTCCACCGGGTGCTCGACGGGCTGCTGGTCTGGTGGCAGCGGCTCGACGAGGACCGCCGCCGCATGCAGCAGACCGAGCTGCTCGGCAGCCTCGGCTGGTCGGAGTACGACCTGATCACCGGCGAGACGTCGTGGTCGGCGGGCGTGTACCGGCTCTTCGACCGCGACCCGGCCCTGGGCCCGCTGTCGCGCACCCAGCTGGCGGCGAGGATGCTCGAGGACGACCGCGGCCTGGCCGAGGCCGCCTGGCAGACCCTGGACAGCGGCGCGCCCTCCGACGTGACGGTCCGGTTCCACGTCGGCCCGGCCGTCAAGCACCTGCGCATCCTCTCCGACCTGGTCACCGACGCCACCGGCCGGCCACTGAAGATCAACGGCGTGGTGCAGGACGTGACGGCCAGGGAGGACTCCCGTACGGCCATCGACCGTCTGCGTGACCAGTTGCGCCGGCGCGAGATGACCGCCCTGGCCGAGCACCGCCTGGCCGCCCAGCTCCAGCACATGATCCAGCCCGTTCCGCGCGAGCCGCTGCCCCTGCCCGGCCTGAGCGTGCTGGTCAACTACCTGCCGGCGGGCAGCTCGATCCAGGTCGGCGGCGACTGGTATCACGCCGAGCGGCTCGACGACGGCAGGGTGGTGCTGGCCGTGGGCGACGTGGCCGGGCACGGGCTGGGGGCGGCCAGCGGCATGGCCCATCTGCGGTTCGCGCTGATCGCCTGGCTGTCGATCGGCATCCACGACCCGGCGGCCCTGCTCGGCCACCTCAACCAGCTGAGCGCCCGGCTGCGCCTGACCGGCTCGGCGGTGCTGTGTGTCTTCGACCCGGGGTCACGCACGCTGTCCTGGGGCCGGGCCGGTCACGCGGCGCCGCTGCTGGCCCGCGAGGGAAAGGCCGAGCCGCTGCCGCTGCCGCACGGCATGCTGCTGGGCGCCGACCCGGAAGCCACGTACGAGACGCTGTGCCCGCGGCTGTCCCCCGGCGACCTGCTGCTGCTGTTCACCGACGGCCTCGTCGAGCGCCGGGGCGGCCCGTCGTTGCGGCCGCGCGTCCTCGACCTGCTGGCCGCCGCGTCGGCGACGCCCGAGGCGCACCCCGCCCTGCTCGCCGGCCTCACCACCCCGAGCCCCGACGACGACACCTGCACCCTGCTGGTCACGGTCGGCTGA